Proteins from one Rickettsiales bacterium genomic window:
- the pyrE gene encoding orotate phosphoribosyltransferase → MNKDQIIAEFEAAEAILNGHFILSSGRHSDTYLQCARVLMEPTRATKLVAALVEKMKATIDVDVIDIVAAPAMGGLVVGCEVARQLGKPYIFCERVEGKFAFRRGFDMKPGAKVLVVEDVVTTGLSSREAFDCIAQAGGEVVAEVSLVDRSNGKVDLGVPFVPLLAMEVVSYEADSLPEHLQGTEAYKPGSRGLKTA, encoded by the coding sequence ATGAATAAAGACCAAATTATTGCAGAATTTGAAGCGGCAGAAGCCATTTTAAATGGCCATTTTATTCTCTCCTCAGGCCGACACTCTGATACTTACTTGCAGTGCGCGCGTGTGCTGATGGAGCCAACTCGTGCGACGAAACTCGTGGCAGCTTTGGTCGAGAAAATGAAAGCCACAATCGATGTGGATGTAATTGATATCGTCGCAGCTCCCGCTATGGGCGGCCTAGTCGTCGGTTGCGAAGTGGCGCGTCAACTTGGTAAGCCTTATATTTTCTGCGAACGTGTAGAGGGTAAATTCGCCTTCCGTCGTGGATTCGATATGAAGCCCGGTGCGAAGGTGCTCGTAGTAGAAGATGTGGTTACGACCGGCCTATCGTCACGCGAGGCGTTTGACTGTATCGCGCAGGCAGGCGGCGAGGTGGTTGCGGAAGTGTCCTTGGTCGATCGGAGTAATGGGAAAGTTGATTTAGGTGTACCATTCGTTCCGCTATTGGCGATGGAAGTTGTTTCTTACGAAGCTGATAGCTTGCCAGAGCATTTGCAAGGTACCGAGGCTTATAAGCCAGGTAGTCGTGGTTTGAAGACTGCTTAA
- the panC gene encoding pantoate--beta-alanine ligase has translation MVKVINNVQSLRAELGERKRAGESIGFVPTMGALHEGHLSLVRKAHAHADTVVVSIFVNPTQFAPDEDFDTYPRTVEADTAKLEAVGVDIIYLPTVESLYPNGAVISIKGEPSLTQNLCAKYRPGFFDGVATVVSRLFAQVQPDTAIFGEKDYQQLQVIKRMVADLALPIEIVGAPIAREESGLALSSRNAYLSEEDRAIALRLQQMLQQVAAEVQSKPVTQVLGQAKAALIAQGFRSVDYVELVDAQSLQPITDLNDSARLLAAVWLGKTRLIDNIAVEPTHE, from the coding sequence ATGGTTAAGGTCATTAATAATGTTCAATCTTTACGCGCCGAACTGGGTGAGCGCAAGAGGGCGGGTGAGTCTATCGGCTTTGTGCCGACAATGGGCGCATTGCATGAGGGGCATTTGTCACTGGTGCGCAAAGCGCATGCCCATGCAGATACAGTCGTCGTGAGTATCTTTGTCAACCCGACGCAATTTGCGCCCGATGAAGATTTTGATACCTACCCGCGCACCGTAGAGGCCGATACAGCTAAGCTGGAAGCGGTGGGGGTGGATATTATCTATCTACCAACTGTTGAGAGCTTATATCCTAATGGTGCGGTGATTAGCATAAAGGGGGAGCCGTCTTTGACGCAAAACCTATGTGCCAAATATCGCCCGGGTTTCTTCGATGGGGTGGCGACGGTGGTTTCGCGCCTATTCGCACAAGTGCAGCCAGATACGGCTATTTTTGGCGAGAAGGATTACCAGCAACTTCAAGTCATCAAGCGCATGGTGGCAGACTTAGCGTTGCCGATTGAGATTGTCGGTGCGCCGATCGCTCGTGAGGAGAGTGGCTTAGCTCTATCGTCACGCAATGCCTATTTGAGTGAGGAAGATCGAGCTATCGCGCTCAGACTCCAGCAAATGCTGCAGCAGGTGGCGGCGGAAGTTCAATCGAAGCCGGTTACCCAAGTGCTCGGGCAAGCCAAGGCGGCGCTTATTGCACAAGGCTTCCGCAGCGTCGATTATGTGGAGCTGGTGGATGCACAGAGCTTGCAGCCGATCACTGACTTAAATGATTCTGCACGCTTGCTTGCGGCGGTTTGGCTTGGTAAGACTCGCCTCATTGATAATATTGCCGTGGAGCCTACTCATGAATAA
- the zapE gene encoding cell division protein ZapE has product MADTQNQSLTQAYEALLTVDGWRDDLAQREIIAHFEELLYDLQHRPKTPFSFMGWLNRENHERFIKGIYLWGDVGRGKSMLMDLFYDHVPKSILTRRIHFHAFMTEIHEALYEFRESNPGEDDPLPIIAEDFASTCQVLCLDEFQVHDIADAMILSRLFEALVEQGVITVTTSNRPPDGLYKDGLQRDSFLPCIALLKQRFEILALDHDTDYRLEKLRGSDVYFQPAKNIKPMEKLFNSLTQHSAQASILHVKGRDIILAKTADGMAWASFSELCEAALGAEDYNTLACEFHTIFLTDIPKMTTDNRNEAKRFVLLIDAIYEHKARFICSADAPAEELYPSGDGSFEFQRTVSRLMEMQSSAYLGASHET; this is encoded by the coding sequence ATGGCTGATACGCAAAATCAATCTCTAACGCAAGCTTATGAAGCATTGCTAACCGTAGACGGTTGGCGAGATGACCTCGCACAACGCGAAATTATCGCGCATTTTGAAGAGCTTTTGTATGATTTGCAACATCGCCCTAAAACGCCCTTCTCCTTTATGGGCTGGCTCAATCGCGAAAATCACGAACGATTTATTAAAGGCATTTACCTATGGGGCGATGTCGGGCGCGGCAAATCCATGCTGATGGATTTGTTTTACGATCATGTTCCCAAGTCCATCCTCACACGTCGCATTCACTTCCATGCCTTCATGACGGAAATTCACGAAGCACTGTACGAATTCCGCGAATCAAACCCAGGCGAAGATGATCCCCTCCCCATTATCGCCGAAGATTTCGCCAGCACGTGCCAAGTGCTCTGCCTTGATGAGTTTCAGGTACATGACATTGCTGATGCGATGATCCTCTCACGCTTGTTTGAAGCACTGGTAGAGCAAGGGGTGATTACCGTTACCACCAGCAACCGCCCACCCGATGGGCTTTATAAAGATGGTTTACAACGCGATTCCTTCTTGCCGTGTATTGCCTTACTTAAACAACGCTTCGAGATTCTCGCACTGGATCACGATACGGATTATCGCCTAGAAAAACTGCGCGGAAGCGATGTTTACTTCCAACCTGCAAAAAACATTAAACCGATGGAGAAGCTATTCAACTCGCTAACGCAACACTCTGCACAAGCCAGCATTCTGCATGTTAAAGGGCGCGACATCATCTTAGCTAAAACGGCAGATGGCATGGCATGGGCGAGTTTCTCTGAACTTTGTGAAGCAGCCCTCGGCGCTGAAGATTACAACACACTCGCGTGTGAATTCCACACGATCTTCCTGACCGACATCCCTAAGATGACAACGGACAACCGCAATGAAGCCAAACGATTCGTGCTACTGATTGATGCGATATACGAGCATAAAGCACGCTTTATCTGCAGTGCAGATGCGCCGGCGGAGGAGCTCTACCCTTCGGGCGATGGCAGCTTTGAGTTCCAACGCACCGTCTCGCGATTGATGGAAATGCAATCTAGCGCCTATCTTGGTGCTTCTCATGAGACGTAA
- the ispH gene encoding 4-hydroxy-3-methylbut-2-enyl diphosphate reductase encodes MMNNEPVTLLLAQPRGFCAGVVRAIDIVEEALRLYGAPVYVRHEIVHNKWVVEDLKSKGVIFVKELDLIPDNAITVFSAHGIARKVELEAERRNMPAIDATCPLVTKVHYQARRYEAEGHTLILIGHEGHPEVVGTMGRVDKPMHLVDTVEAVAKLDIPEGTPLSFVTQTTLSVDDTAGIVTALRKRYPHIDGPDVEDICYATQNRQNSVKEMVGSVDLLLVIGAANSSNSNRLRDLGEEMGIPSHLINDASECKNEWLESPKMIGLTAGASAPEILMDELIEHIKSKRPATVQLQKGEAETMTFNLPKQVRSKLPEFPDNRANA; translated from the coding sequence ATGATGAATAATGAACCTGTCACCCTCCTCCTCGCTCAACCGCGTGGATTTTGCGCCGGCGTTGTACGCGCTATCGACATTGTAGAAGAAGCCTTGAGGCTTTACGGCGCCCCTGTTTATGTGCGCCACGAGATCGTACATAATAAATGGGTCGTCGAAGATTTAAAATCCAAGGGCGTCATTTTCGTAAAAGAGCTTGATCTAATACCCGATAATGCCATCACCGTTTTCAGCGCCCACGGCATCGCCCGCAAGGTAGAACTGGAGGCCGAACGCCGTAATATGCCTGCAATTGACGCGACCTGCCCGCTAGTCACGAAGGTGCATTACCAAGCGCGCCGCTATGAAGCAGAAGGCCATACGCTCATCCTTATCGGACATGAGGGACATCCTGAAGTCGTTGGTACCATGGGGCGCGTCGACAAACCGATGCACCTAGTCGATACGGTCGAAGCCGTTGCCAAGCTTGATATCCCTGAGGGTACGCCGCTTTCTTTCGTGACACAAACAACGCTGAGTGTCGATGATACAGCCGGCATCGTGACTGCCTTGCGCAAACGCTACCCGCATATTGATGGGCCGGATGTGGAAGACATTTGCTATGCGACACAAAACCGTCAGAACTCGGTTAAAGAGATGGTCGGCAGCGTAGACTTACTCCTCGTCATCGGCGCGGCGAATAGCTCAAACTCCAACCGCTTGCGTGACTTAGGCGAGGAAATGGGCATCCCGTCTCACCTGATAAATGACGCATCGGAATGTAAAAATGAGTGGCTCGAATCTCCTAAAATGATCGGCCTTACCGCCGGAGCCTCTGCGCCTGAAATTCTGATGGATGAGCTGATTGAACATATTAAGTCCAAACGCCCCGCAACCGTACAGCTGCAAAAGGGCGAAGCGGAAACGATGACGTTCAACTTGCCCAAACAAGTACGCAGCAAATTACCGGAATTCCCTGATAATCGTGCAAACGCATAA
- the mutY gene encoding A/G-specific adenine glycosylase codes for MQTHKFHKALDAWYQANGRHELPWRKTEDPYAIWLSEVMLQQTQVKTVLERFYFPFLERFPSIHTLAEADLQDVLQLWQGLGYYSRAKNFHKAAQQIAAAGLNTLPAEPDALIKLPGIGQNTARAVAAFAFHQPVAILEANVKRVVARIFALETPSDKELWAKAESLLNAEHPFDYNQAMMDVGSTICTPKNPSCDRCPANVICEGKSSPRSYPQKKIKKAIPTRQKNILLLRDTQNRYAIRPRETRFLHGLWEFPEIEKSELKYQFNIKLHSIDTNNFIGKISHAYSHFILEANIHQFDTSETHNEWQWKTAEEISSLPLSRTETKILALISQSETSPAQQAS; via the coding sequence GTGCAAACGCATAAATTCCATAAAGCGCTAGATGCCTGGTATCAGGCTAATGGCCGCCATGAACTACCCTGGCGTAAAACGGAAGATCCTTACGCCATTTGGTTAAGCGAGGTGATGCTTCAGCAAACTCAGGTGAAGACGGTTCTGGAGCGCTTCTACTTCCCCTTCCTAGAGCGCTTCCCCAGCATCCACACCCTCGCTGAAGCAGATTTACAGGATGTGCTGCAACTGTGGCAGGGGCTTGGCTATTATAGCCGTGCGAAGAATTTCCACAAAGCAGCGCAACAAATCGCTGCCGCCGGACTCAACACCCTGCCAGCTGAACCAGATGCGCTTATCAAACTCCCCGGTATCGGACAAAACACCGCGCGTGCCGTGGCGGCTTTCGCCTTCCATCAGCCTGTCGCGATATTAGAGGCAAATGTGAAACGCGTAGTAGCCCGCATTTTCGCGCTTGAAACACCTAGCGATAAGGAGCTTTGGGCAAAAGCGGAAAGCCTGCTCAATGCGGAACATCCATTCGATTATAATCAGGCGATGATGGATGTGGGTTCCACTATTTGCACTCCTAAAAATCCATCCTGTGATCGCTGCCCCGCCAATGTGATTTGCGAGGGGAAAAGCTCACCTAGAAGCTATCCGCAGAAGAAAATTAAGAAGGCGATACCCACCCGTCAAAAGAACATTTTATTATTACGCGATACGCAAAACCGTTACGCCATTCGTCCGCGGGAGACACGCTTTTTACATGGGTTATGGGAGTTTCCAGAAATTGAAAAATCTGAATTAAAGTATCAGTTTAATATTAAACTTCACTCCATTGATACAAATAATTTTATTGGGAAAATATCTCACGCCTATAGCCACTTTATTTTAGAGGCGAACATCCATCAATTTGATACTTCTGAGACCCATAATGAATGGCAATGGAAGACGGCTGAGGAGATTTCCAGCCTCCCACTATCACGCACAGAGACGAAGATTCTCGCGCTTATTTCTCAATCAGAAACGTCGCCTGCTCAGCAAGCAAGTTAG